One Mustela nigripes isolate SB6536 chromosome 5, MUSNIG.SB6536, whole genome shotgun sequence DNA segment encodes these proteins:
- the PLN gene encoding cardiac phospholamban, producing the protein MEKVQYLTRSAIRRASTIEMPQQARQNLQNLFINFCLILICLLLICIIVMLL; encoded by the coding sequence ATGGAGAAAGTCCAATACCTCACTCGCTCTGCTATAAGAAGAGCTTCAACCATTGAAATGCCTCAACAAGCACGCCAAAATCTACAGAACCTATTTATAAATTTCTGTCTCATTTTAATATGTCTCTTGTTGATCTGCATCATTGTGATGCTTCTCTGA